In Actinomadura luteofluorescens, the sequence TCGCCCTGTCGGGGCTGTTCCTGGACGCCTACTCCAACGCGGCGCTGGGCGCGGGGCTGTCCCCCATGGTCGCGCAGCTGGACCTGTCGCCCACGCAGGTCAGCGTGCTCACCGCGATGGCCCCGGCCATCGCGATCGTCTCCAATCCGTTCGGCGGCTGGCTCGCCGCCCGGATCGGCCGGATCAGGCCCCTGCTGATGACGAAGGTCATCTTCGGGGTCGGCGCGATCCTGACCGCGGTCGGCTCGGACTTCCAGACCGTCTTCGCCGGACGGGCCCTGGTGGGCGTCGCCTACGGCATCGACTTCGCCGTGGCGATGGCGCTGCTCGCCGAGTACACCCCGTCCTCGCTCAAGGGCCGGCTCAACTTCTGGCAGGGCGCCTGGTACGTGGCGACGACCACCAACCTCGCGCTCACGCTGCTGTTCTACAAGCTCGACGTCGGCTCCGACATCTGGCGGTGGTCGGTGGGCTCGGCGGTCGTCTTCGCGACGGCGCTGTTCCTCCTCCAGCTGGCCTTCCTGGTGGAGAGCCCGACCTGGCTGGCGTCCAAGGGCCGGCTGCGGGAGTCCGCGGCGAACCTGCGCCGCCTCTACGGGGTGGAGGCGCAGGAGGGCCCGCCGGCCACCCCGCAGGCCCGGGAGGCGCGCCACCAGGTCGGCATCCGGGACGCGGGGGTGCTGTTCCGCGGCGCGTACCTGCCCCGGACCGTGCTGTCCACGGTGATCTCCCTGACCCAGTCCATGCAGTACTTCGCCGTCGGCTGGTACCTGCCGGTGATCAGCCTGGAGCTGTTCGGCAAGGAGTTCGAGAAGGCGACCGCGGGCTCCATGGCGTTCAAC encodes:
- a CDS encoding MFS transporter translates to MNDGPASKRTAVIRSAADAAGLIDTLTSLRGRANWIWFLALSGLFLDAYSNAALGAGLSPMVAQLDLSPTQVSVLTAMAPAIAIVSNPFGGWLAARIGRIRPLLMTKVIFGVGAILTAVGSDFQTVFAGRALVGVAYGIDFAVAMALLAEYTPSSLKGRLNFWQGAWYVATTTNLALTLLFYKLDVGSDIWRWSVGSAVVFATALFLLQLAFLVESPTWLASKGRLRESAANLRRLYGVEAQEGPPATPQAREARHQVGIRDAGVLFRGAYLPRTVLSTVISLTQSMQYFAVGWYLPVISLELFGKEFEKATAGSMAFNAVGIAGGCLSAYFGRRLGLRVSSAAGYAVVFVALLVMGATFKQLPIALAAMLPVLFIFFHSAGPGPNGKSIAALSYRSDIRTLGTGVTGMLGSFGSVAGLYVFPQLQAAFGVGTSLMVLSAVPLLGLVTCVIVKWDPTRVAVNLEEEQVRLERRETVPV